In Triticum aestivum cultivar Chinese Spring chromosome 5B, IWGSC CS RefSeq v2.1, whole genome shotgun sequence, the following proteins share a genomic window:
- the LOC123115114 gene encoding uncharacterized protein — MSSLGTAHPSTRLGRPFYFLFVVLLPPSTASFILYREAFPSSLVPGSPLPPSFDRFFTCFFLRDPTPARDRRPPKEQSGLCASFSSIPPHQIWLTSSHWIFICKSSVSPAWASTPSRVPTRSASYRVPSRSAPSRSPSSFVKLGVDEVRRAEAAGSGACLDCKPEAVLGIPGLIAALEAHPAHGGRRGREARGLLPRMAGLVDKQRYDSGIFLLSILATTKVSESMVSLMMVYKVYVRNCFSRLSLARTMKFSCNL; from the exons ATGTCGTCGCTGG GTACCGCACACCCTTCGACTCGTTTGGGCCGGCCTTTTTATTTCCTGTTCGTTGTCCTCCTTCCTCCCTCGACCGCTTCGTTCATTCTCTACAGAGAAGCTTTCCCTTCCTCCCTCGTGCCTGGATCCCCTTTACCTCCGTCGTTCGACCGCTTTTTCACCTGCTTCTTCCTCCGGGATCCTACTCCGGCAAGAGACCGCCGCCCTCCGAAGGAGCAGTCGGGTCTCTGTGCTTCCTTTTCATCCATTCCACCGCATCAGATCTGGCTAACTTCGTCGCATTGGATCTTTATTTGCAAGTCGTCCGTATCTCCGGCGTGGGCGTCGACGCCGTCTAGGGTCCCGACAAGGTCGGCGTCGTATAGGGTTCCGTCAAGGTCAGCACCGTCTAGGTCCCCGTCAAGCTTCGTCAAGCTCGGCGTCGACGAG GTgcgacgggcggaggcggcggggagTGGAGCTTGTTTGGATTGTAAACCAGAAGCTGTCCTTGGCATCCCGGGCTTGATTGCCGCTTTGGAAG CCCATCCTGCACACGGGGGTAGGCGCGGACGTGAGGCTCGAGGGCTACTACCGCGTATGGCCGGCCTTGTGGACAAGCAGCG GTATGACTCAGGAATTTTCCTTCTCAGTATCTTAGCAACTACAAAGGTCTCGGAATCGATGGTTTCTCTAAT GATGGTCTACAAGGTCTACGTGAGAAATTGCTTTTCGAGATTGTCACTTGCAAGGACAATGAAATTCAGCTGCAATTTGTAA